Genomic segment of Gasterosteus aculeatus chromosome 4, fGasAcu3.hap1.1, whole genome shotgun sequence:
aatacatgcaattcctatgacagaaatgattcaagtaattgtgagtagtaagccaggcgcacagcaggaccactgcaggggcaaccaccatccgatagaaccaccatccacagaagcctgtggggagggagagcacagagactttaggagagggtaatgttggtttacgagtacaataatatgattaatatctaaaataataatgatgatgatggcgtcagcagggtcacggcaggtgtcaggaccagggtccagaaggaaggAATCTACAGAGaccattaataaaacgtgaattattgtagaacgagagcgtgagaggagctcggtgtgtcccaagaagtcccccggcagtctaagcctatagcagcttaactaaagggctggtccgggctaacctgagccagccctaacaatagccacaatcaaagaggaaagtttttttaagttttactttaaaagagctgaccgaatctgccccccggactgaaagtggaacctggttccacaaaagaggagcttgataactgaaggctctggcccccagcctactttttaaaaccataggaagaACAAGTAActcagcatctatggagcgcaactgccttgtagggcagtaaggtgttacaagctctttaagattcgacgcctcaccagcaagtgccttgtaggtgaggagaagtaccttaaaatctattcttgatttaacagggagccagtgcagagaagttaatacaggagtgatatgatcccttttcttagttcttgttaatacatgtgctgcagcattctgaatcaactggagaggtttaagagatttacaagagcagcctgataacaaagaattacagtagtccagtctggaagtgacaaacgcatgaacaaatttttctgcatcactttgagacaggaagtttctgatttttgatttttgaaggtcatatcctggtcgaagacaCCAGATtcctgggtaccagagcaattccatccataaaaactgtatcacgtgacatctggcttcgaaggcgctctgggcctatcaagataacttctgttttttctgagttaagcatcaggaagttgccggtcatccgaGTTTTGATGTCTctaagacattcttgaagtctaaaaagctggtccgtctcttctggcttgatcgacagatacagttgagtatcgtctgcataacaatagTAGTTTATGCGCGGTTTCCTGATAAGATTGTCACAGCGtgattttatttcctgtcttattttgtagttttctgcttcctgtctccctgggaaacttcacttcctgccttgtcctgtcatcgtctgtgattgtctgattgtttccacctgtgtccgatcacctgcacctccctagtgtatttaagccgtgtgtctcttgtgtcacttgtcgcgtcattgtctattgtcctggcTGTGCCTTGTCGTTAATCTTGAATGTTTCTTGGTACCAGTATTTTttccccggttcctgtgtgcgtttttgccccttggcctttgcttttgccttttgactattaaagtcttttgttttctaaaaagtctgcgtttgagtcctgcctcccatgCATCCCCAGAcaaagatcgcccaaaggaagcatatagagggtaaataaaatcggtccaagtacagaaccttgtgggactccgtgaccaacattggtggtctttaaggattcaccgtttacaagcacaaactgggatcgatccgataagtaggatttaaactaGCTGAGTGCAGTTACTTTGATACagattaaatgttctagtctctgcaacaggatacaatggtctatggtatcaaatgtggcactgaggtccagcaagacaagaaaagagatgagtccttggtccgatgcaagtagaagatcattcgtaattttcaccagtgctgtttctgtactatgatgcgctcgaaatcctgactggaaatcctcgaacaaagcattgttttgtagaaagtcacataattgatttgcgacggatttctcaatgATCTTAGAgtggaagggaagattagagataggtctgtagttagccaacacctctggagcaagaggaggTTTCTTaaaaggtttaattacagctaccttgaaggactgtggtacatgtcctgtcaacaaagacagattcatgatatctaataaggatgtgctaactaaaggaaaaacttccttaagcagcttagtcggaatcggatccaagagacaagtagaagtcagttgatcaaggttgatggaagagaaggcatccaaacaggcatcagggcccactgctgcatccaaggttcctacatcggaggacaggtcggcactggttgaaggcaggagaccatcaattttctctttgatagtcagaatcttatcattgaagaagttcatgaagtcgttactagtgaggtccaaaggaatacacggctcaacagagctgtgactctctgtcagtctggctacagttctgaagagaaacctggagtttgtttttatttttctctattaatgatgagtaataagatgctcttgcgttacggagagccttcttatatgttttaaggctgtcttgccaaactagcctagatccttctgatttggtggaacgccataatcgttcaagtttacgcacagtttgctttaggttccgtgtttgagggttataccatggagcagacttccttcttgttgctattcttctttccagaggagcaatagcgtacagcgccactctcaaagagcctgtagcagtatcgacaaaattatcgatctgggacggactgaggttctcacaggagtcttcttgtatcttgaggcagggcactgaacttggagcagaaggaatggcttctttaaatgaggctacagcggtatccgataagcgtcgactgtagaaacccttggcaggaggaggtggttccgatagtagaaattcaaagattatcagacaatggtccgacaggagagggttctgtggaaaaatagatattagttcatttaccaaaacagctttagatgacagatctgatattcaaaagacccccttttaATTATCCTATTTTgatgcactattgcattattagttttaactttaattaagttatttactataacTCCTCGGTTTACCTTTTAACTTAGATAACTGTGTCCGTGGGgaagacaaggtctctatagggttaatttatgctgagtgactgctcagattgaagcacagagaagtgtgtaagactgcgactctgctccctggtctgaactctgggtcatggattaagtccactaagaaactgggtcaggttcttagaaagaagtttagctccatccaaagtgggatggatgccgtccctcctaatcagaccaggctctccccaaaacgtcttccagtgatcaacgaagcccacattatttacctcgacaaccagcggcggaatgacgacatgcggcactggtcaagtttgggagggggccagagaaaactacggtgtccgacactgttttagcgtatgtacacaccgattccacattacgttgctcggaggtcactaaagttaatcgGGAGTCAAtaccgccgacatgtattacgatcttactgtatttacgtttatccttagccagcagtttaagataagactcaatgtcgcctGCTCTGGCCCCCGGTATACATctaactatggtccctggtttcactaacttcacgttcctcagaatagagctacctatcaccagagtttgcttctcagcgggtgtgaaacgtgaagtggttggttaaccgtgtgcttcgacttatgcttactccggacagtcacccagcctcccggctgctcgggggttgccgggggacggctagcaggagcgaacgctacgtCTATGGGGGTCTATGGGGGTGGGCTGGGTAACTGCAGCGactaacgactgagcttccatggtgcggagccgtgcttctagctcactaagcctcgcctccaatttatcaaatatactacacttcttacatgtaccattatccgtaagggaggcagaggaatagctaaacataTGACACGCtgagcaagaaagagcaggagaggtagggagggaagacatcgccaggttagctgctaagctaatgctaacgctaatgctaatagaagtaacgttgacTCTAAACAACGTGTaagcaactattcgatggaGCGAAAATTTGCTAGACGGTGAGGCCATAGCTAAGAATTCagtgtttgtgatgaaaaatatcacgctacagtcaactccgtatagctagagctgtgaaaagttcgaCGACGAAACACGCtgtaacaggaagtgatgcaacACGCTTACCGTCGCGCTTACAACAGATAAAATCATGAAAATCTCAGAacacacatcagaacactcatAGGGGTTCCTCTTTatcctgacagaaaaaaagtccaGATAGACAAGTAGTTCCAGAAATGCACACACTTATACTCAATAGCATTTTTATGCTCTTGACACCGACAATAAGACTCCTGTTGATTCTTCTTGTTAGGTTCTTACTCTGGTTCGAATGGATAAGATTGCAAGAGTATCTTTGTCTTTAGTAGCCATATTACTCGAAAGGGAAACTTGATTGTTTCAACACGGCTAAAATCCACAGGGGAGGGGAattggtggaggggggaggaggtgggcagGGGATATTAGCCGGCTCATTAACACTAAGACCCCAAACGGGTCATTTTGTACAGAGATGTTTTAGGCAGGCTGAAAAGGGTGCCGTTAATAAATATCCTTGTGGTTTTTTGACCAACGTATGTTTTGGACATTTCATTTAGACCAAAAATAACCAACTTGTGGTAAATGGGAATAAAAATGCTCGTTTTAAACTTAAAACATTTTCCCTCTGCAAAATGTCTAACCCCTGAGCTTCTTCTGCCCTTTCGAATGACATACAGGCGGCCATCTCCGCTGCAGTGCTTGGGCTTTAAAGGAGTCGTTCACCCAAATCCTTGTTTGACCCAGGCCTTTTGCTCCCTTTCTTCTGTGCTTAGTTCAGGTTCTAACACCAGTCAACTATAAAACACTCTGATCCCTGGCCATGACtagtcccctgtgtgtgtgtgtgtgagagagtgagcgaGCGAGCTGGACAAATCTACAAATCTATTCCCCAGCAACAGTCCTGAGCAGTCAAACATGGATGGCAGTGCTGGCTGACTGGAGGGATGATGGATAGAGGCTTGGTTAGCTCTGCATCATGTACTGAACATCAAGGGTGCACATTTGCAGCCAGGAACAGATATGCAGAGGCCCCCAATAGCATGGGGGCAGAGAAGGTGGTATTGGTTAGCTTGCGCGTGAAGTATATAATATAGACTGGGCTTGTTCTGCCCAAATCCCAGTATGCAGAGTTTGTTTTGTCGGCCCCTCCCAATAGGCTGcagaatatacagtatattcagaTTGTCGGGGGCAGTTCCAAATAGACAAACTGTGATTGTTCTGGCCAATGCTACATaatgtttgcatttcatttcatcgaGAGAAGGGATGGACAGAGATAGGAGGTGGGTGGGAGTGAGCTTGGGCTCCTGCGtgttgagaggggggggggcgcgcagtAAATCAACCAGCCTCTTGTCAACACCTCCCAACAGCTCCCCCCCAGGGGCTTCTGAAGCCACTGAGCTGAGAATAACAAATGGCCATCATTGGCCAGCCAAAAAGCTGTGATTATAATTATCACATCCCACACTGACCTTGCATAAACCTTAATCCTTCTCCAATGGAGCATTTAAATAGGCTGCCAACGGCGACAGAGatgaggaaagagggagggagggagggaggggagggcaggggagggaggtgaagcgggaaagcaggagaaggagcaatGCGTGGAGAAGGGGAAAAAGGGAggggaacacaaaatgtaaaGACAAGGAAGAAGGAAGGTAAAGGTGCTGCAAGGGTAGAATTAGAGGAAAGACAGTTGTGGTGATGAAAAGAAGGTGAAATTCGGAGAGCAGGAGCATGGCAAATAGACAGGTGAAGTGAGTGTTGCGGTTCAGCTGCCCATCTGGAGGTCCAGTTGATTACTTGAATTGAGAAATTTGTCTATAGATCAGGCTATAAATGATATGTCAAAGGAATGAAACAGGAATGTTTGGAGAAGGTTGGTGCTACTAAAGTTCATATTTCTGGCTCAGTTTTTGTAAACGGCCTTTAAAGATAAATATGCATACATTTTTAAGACACTACAGAGAAATAAGGTAAGGAAAAATGTCTCGGAAAGAAGACTAGTCACAaatctcaaaataaaatcacaagcCTTTATGCCTTTATGCCTATTGccctaaaacacaaataaaacacattaaagttttattttaaatgtagatAAAAATGTTATTGAAAATAATCAACCAACATTAGCTCATATATGTATGAGTATAATAAATGAAAGAAGGAGGCAATAACCTGAAGAATTTGGAAGCTTTGCAAACGTTATTTCAAAAAGTATTAACCCTACCAAGAATGTCTAATTTGAAGGCCTTCCAATAAAATACATCACTGTTTTTATCAGAATAAATAATTCTCCTCTTTGAAATCTTCCATATTGCTGTTATGATTAGCTATGAATATGCATTTAATGACACGGTCCTTGCTCTCAACAAGCGTGATAGTACATAAGATTTTAGACATACCTGAATGTCCGTATCCAACAGGGGAAATTAATGGAGTTGATAGATTTACTGTTCACAATAATTATCTAATAGATATGGGAATATAAATGTCACCTCAATGTGCTCGACATCGATGCAACCTGAttccaaaaaggaaaacacttaTTTTTGCAGAAATATGGTCTTATTCCTGACTAATCTAatcaaacaacagaaaaattatttaattgacaaaaaaaaaaaacgacataaGTGTTGTAGCTACACAATGGCTGTTCTGTTGTTTTGCTTTTGATGCAAACACCAATTATGGTAAATATAACATTTGGTTGGATTTGAAGCGTTGATTCAACTAAAACTTGAATACAAGGTTTGGGTTAGATCTAGGCAAAGACTcaaaacatacatacatcagATAATTTATGTTCATGTTAAGTACCTGATTATGACAGTAAAGAATTCTAATAGTATTTAATAAATCTCTTCTATAAAAGAAATcagtatcttttttttatctagGTTACAATAAAAGATTAAAACATTATCAAGATATCCAGATAAGTCTACTAATGCAAGAATGTGAATGTCATCACATCATAGAAATAAGTGTAGTTTTAATGAATCAGAATTATACTTATGATACAGCACAGTAATatttgtcagggatgcgtgggaagACAGGACTTCAATGCAGAGTTcttaaacaaaaagactttaatagtcaaaaaggcaaaagcaaaaggccaacgggcaaaaacacacacaggaacaggagGCAAactggcaggcaggaactaacgaacatccaggacaatagacaatgacgtgACTTTTgtcaagagacacacacggtttaaatacactagggaggtgtcaatcagacaatcacatgggatgacaggacaaggcaggaagtgaagttacccagggacacaagtggcagaaaactacaaaataagacaggacgtgaacccaaaccgtgaaaAATATTATTCCGATGTTGGTACTTAAGGTGCCTACAAAAGGCTCTTATTCCTGTTTACCCCTATTATCTATGCACCGGTTTATCTGTACGATGTTTCTATCTAAACAGTTCTACACACCTACCATGGAAAAATAGTATgggtcattttattattaaatatactTGTAGTTCTATTTGGGAATGCGCCATTGTgtagtatttaaaataaatgtaaataatcatttgatgaataaaaattgacaaaacaacaatgctctgttTTCTCTGGGTGGGTGCACGAGAGAGAGTGGAAACCTCAGGGAGGTCAGCGGTCAAGTGGTTTGACCCTAAGGTCAATTGAGTGGCGCTGCCCTCCCTCTTataacattttacacacactcacatgaacacacagaggcacacatAAACTAAATAGGATATGAAGAGCTGAAATGTGATGAAATTGCTCCTCTAATTGTTTTACTCTGTCTGTTTTAGACAGTGTGATCTGCTGATACCCTTTTATTCACTATTCTTCCCTTATTtggggaataaaaaaacataatatttgGTTGCACTTTTATTCAACCCAATCCCCATTCATAAGACGTATTTGCAGGtttaataaatactttataACACACCATAATGTGGTAATAGGTTGGTCtacgaaggacatttttagatgTTAGTTTATCTTGAAAGCAATCATAAACATCAATAACTGGtgaataaattgttttttgacAAATGAAACGCAGTTATAGAACATTTAtctatttgttatttattgttgttacaGCTTTTATTGGGTTATTTCATTAGTTTTATGACTGAAGAACTTATTACAATGACAATTATTAAAATACAACTAAGTAAGTTCTATGCGCTGATGAAGGCCATGAGATGTGTTTAAAGAAGTGAGGGCACTGTAAGCAACTCAAGTTTTTGGTTTGTATTCAGGTTGAGACTTAATAATACTCAAACAGTTAATAAATGCTTGGAACACTAAACCCATGATtaaacatgatgatgatgattcacaaTTTTTAAATAGGAGGTTCAGTTTACTGGTCATAACAACGAAAAAACATGTGTATCATGTGAGCTTTGTCAGGTCTGATGTCCTCATGGTTATCTTGGCTTGGGTTGGAGACTAAACAAACTTGATGGTTGCGGTCCGAACAAATAAGGCATGGGTATCTTTGTTTTTGGAGTTCATACTCTTTGAACGCCTGATTACGGCTTCACTCAAGATAAATTTTGGTACATGGTGCAACAAAACGGTATTTTGTCTTAAACTTCTTTTATAGTTAAATATTTTTAAGAGTTTGGATGCAAGACACAATTAACATTAAAAAGGACCAAACCATACTAGTATAATAGTGAAGGTTTGATTAGAGTTTGATCAAATATCTATGATCATTATGAATTTGATTcagttttaaatgtaatttcttaGATATTATTATTCTTTGACAGTAGCAGTGGTAGAGGTCATTATATTCCCTGTCAAAGTGTGTTGAAGAGATTAATCACTTTAGGAGGTGTATGTTTATGGAATACGTTCATGAGTAGAAACAATGACATAGATTCAGAACTGCAAATTACATTTCCAGGTAGCAGGCCTGGATTGCATTTACTAACTGCTCGCGCTGCTTCACATGACAtctgcatacacacactcacataatgGACATGCTGCATTCAGTGGGCATATACACACATAAATAGCAGTATTTGCACGTAAACCTACACACATACGAGTGTCTTGGACACAGCACAGGCCACCAATGATGTGCTCCCAATTCATAAATCATAATGTTTCAGCAAAAGCAGAATTTAATTTGCCTGCCTTATCAGGCAAAGAAGGGATATACAACCCATCACTATACTTGTTTATCTTTGTGAAAAGGTTGTGGCAGGGATAGGACTATAACCTTGCAATAGCAGGAATGGGACTGGATTGGATTAACTGGAATAGCACcaaaaactctctctctctctctctctctctctcacaaagcATTGTTGCACATTGCATCATGTACTGGTAAGTAATAATGAGCCAAACAGCCACATGGCCCTTGTAGAGAGCTTTCCTGGGGCCCAAAATACTAGAGGCTATGAGTACATCAGTCATTGCTAGACTTTTTAATGCAAATTGTGATGGTTTTAAACTGAATGGAATAAAATTTACTTGATTTGGAAAATTTAGGAGATCACAAGCATAaaagtatatacacacacatatacatatatgtgtgtgtatatgtatatgtatatatgtgtatgtatatgtatatatgtgtatatatgtgtatgtatatgtatatatgtgtatgtatatgtatgtgtatgtatatatatatgtatgtatgtgtatgtatatatatatgtatgtatgtgtatgtatatatatgtatgtatgtgtatgtatatatatgtatatatgtgtatgtatatatatgtatgtatgtgtatgtatatatatatgtatatatgtatatatatatgtatatatgtatatatatatgtatatatgtatatatgtgtatatatatgtgtatgtatatatatgtgtgtatatatgtgtatgtatatatatatgtgtatgtatatatatatgtgtatgtatatatatatgtgtatgtatatatatatgtgtatgtatatatatatgtatatatgtgtatatatatgtgtatgtatatatatatgtatatatgtgtatatatatgtgtatgtatatatgtatgtatatatgtgtatatatatgtgtatgtatatatatgtatatatgtgtatatatatgtgtatgtatatatatgtgtatatatatgtgtatgtatatatatatgtatatatgtgtatatatatgtgtatgtatatatatatgtatatatatgtgtatgtatatatgtgtatgtatatatatatgtatatatgtgtatgtatatatatatgtatatatgtgtatgtatatatgtgtatgtatatatgtgtatgtatatgtgtatgtatatgtgtatgtatatatgtgtatgtatatatatatgtatatgtatgtatgtatatatatatatgtatatgtatgtatgtatatatatatatgtatagatatatgtatgtatatgtatgtatgtatatatatgtatgtatatatatgtatgtatatatatgtatgtatatatatgtatgtatatatatgtatatgtatatgtatgtatatatatgtatatgtatatgtatgtatatgtatatgtatgtatatatatgtatatgtatatgtatgtatgtatatgtatgtatatatatgtatgtatatgtatgtatgtatatgtatatatatatatatatatgtatatatatatatatgtatgtatatgtatgtatgtatatatatgtatatgtatgtatgtatatatatatatatgtatgtatatatatgtatgtatatatatgtatatgtatgtatgtatatgtatgtatatatatgtatgtatatatatgtgtatgtatatatatatatatgtatgtatatatatgtgtatgtatatatatatatatgtatgtatatgtatgtatgtatatgtatgtatatgtatatatatatatatatgtatatatatatatatgtatgtatgtatatgtatgtatatatatgtatatgtatgtatatatatgtatgtatatatatgtatgtatatatatgtatgtatatatatgtatgtatatatatgtgtatgtatatatatatatatgtatgtatatatatgtgtatgtatatatatatatatgtatgtatatatatgtatatatatatatgtatatatgtatgtatatatatatatgtatgtatatatatgtatatatatatatgtatatatgtatgtatatatatgtatgtatatatgtatgtatatatatgtatatatatgtgtatatatatgtatgtatatatgtatatatatatatgtatatatgtatgtatatatatgtatgtatatatatgtatgtatatatatgtatgtatatatatgtatatatatatgtatgtatatatatatatatacatgtatgtatatatatatatatacatgtatgtatatatatatatgtatacatgtatgtatgtatatatatatgtatatatgtatgtatatatatgtgtatatatatatgtgtatgtatatatatacgtatgtgtatatgtatgtatatatgtgtatgtatatgtatgtatatgtatatatatgtgtatgtatatgtatgtatatgtatgtatatatgtatatatgtatatatatatgtatgtatatatatatgtatgtgtatgtatatatatatgtatgtatgtatgtatatatgtatgtatatatatatgtatgtatgtatatatatatgtatgtatatatatatgtatgtatgtatgtatgtgtatgtatatatatatgtatgtgtatgtatatgtatgtatgtatatatatatgtatatatatatgtatgtgtatgtatatgtatgtatgtatatatatacgtatgtgtatatgtatgtatatatgtgtatgtatatgtatgtatatgtatatatatgtgtatgtatatgtatgtatatgtatgtatatatgtatgtatatgtatatatatgtgtatgtatatgtatgtatatgtatg
This window contains:
- the LOC144406150 gene encoding LOW QUALITY PROTEIN: uncharacterized protein LOC144406150 (The sequence of the model RefSeq protein was modified relative to this genomic sequence to represent the inferred CDS: inserted 1 base in 1 codon; deleted 2 bases in 1 codon), producing the protein MATKDKDTLAILSIRTRTTNVGHGVPQGSVLGPILFTLYMLPLDNLIRKPRINYYCYADDTQLYLSIKPEETDQLFRLQECLRDIKTRMTGNFLMLNSEKTEVILIGPERLRSQMSRDTVFMDGIALVPRNLVFDQDMTFKXSKIRNFLSQSDAEKFVHAFVTSRLDYCNSLLSGCSCKSLKPLQLIQNAAAHVLTRTKKRDHITPVLTSLHWLPVKSRIDFKVLLLTYKALAGEASNLKELVTPYCPTRQLRSIDAELLVLPMVLKSRLGARAFSYQAPLLWNQVPLSVRGADSVSSFKVKLKKTFLFDCGYC